Part of the Actinopolymorpha sp. NPDC004070 genome, GATCGATCACCTGCCTGACCCGCTCCTTCGTGGCTTGGTCCGCGTCCTGCACCGACGACCAAAGCTCACGACAGGCCGCCGCTACAGCAGCCTCCCGTACCTTCGCTTCATCCGCCGCTGTCCGCGCCAACGGCACGATCGCCGCGACACGCCGGCCGCGCCGAGTCAGATAGGTGACGCTGCCGGCGTAGGTCGCCTTGTTCACCACGTCCGCCAGACGATCACGCGCATCGCTGATCGCCAGCTCCGCAGGAACCTCTGCT contains:
- a CDS encoding type II toxin-antitoxin system prevent-host-death family antitoxin is translated as MSAAAEVPAELAISDARDRLADVVNKATYAGSVTYLTRRGRRVAAIVPLARTAADEAKVREAAVAAACRELWSSVQDADQATKERVRQVIDRLIETAEDAADGASVEAAEAEREAGARPVSWESLRDELDS